CAGGATATCAAGCGCGTATTGTTCGATTTGGGATTCGGTCATAAGTATTTTCTATTTATAGTATAATTCTAACATAATTAGTTATAGGTTTAGACTCACATGCGACAACTATCTAATAACCTTATATGCTGCAAAAATAGCAAACCCTACTATTGCAAGTGCAACAATACCCCTAACAAAAAAATCAAAAAAGATACACACCTTGTATAGTATTGGGTGTATTAATCTCATTCTTGCAATCCTTAGTGATCGTCTCCTGGAGTCAAACTGCCTATCTGCTATATATTCAAAAAGTGTGAATAAAAAAGCCGTCTCTAGTACCACCCCAAGCAGGTTAAACCCGTCACTACTTTTAATGTCTGATTTACCAAGTTCAACTTCGGAGCCCGTCAAAGGTTTTGCGCCGCTAGTCGTTACATTCTCACTGTCAGGTTGAATCAAACCATCTTTTAAACCGTCTTTCAGTCCTTTTAATTTTTGGTTTTGCATATTAAAGTTCTAGTAGCCCTAAGTTCGATAGCCTGTTATATGCCGCCGCCTTTGAAACTTCAAACATTTCTGCAAAGTCATCAATATCTTTCACGCTATCCCAAACGTTTATAGCATCTTCTTTTGGTATTAGTAATGCTGCGGCAAACGCATTTGCTTGCGTTTCTTTATATAATAGAGACGAATCTGCATAATCAAGAATTGGCTTACGATATTCAACGAATTCTTTTTCTTTATCAACATCGTGTAGAATAATGTGTCCAATTTCGTGTGCTAGAGAGAATTTCTGTCTTGGCAGAGGCTCACTTTCAGATATTTGTATCTTGTAAGAGCCGTCTTCTCCTGAAACCCTTGCAGATACTGTATTGGGTTTAAATACAACTAGTTCGACTGTCGCCCCGATAGATTCTGCTAAATTTTTTAATTGTCCAATTGTAATTAAGCTTTTTTGATCTGCATAATCTCTATGTAGATCAGATGCAACTTTTTCTATTGACTCTAAGGTATATGTCTTAGGGTTGCTATTGGCTACCATGCTCCACTCCTTTCGTCATTATTCATAATTATAACACTTATGTTTATTTTCCAGAATTCCTTGCAATCAATCCCAAGACACTATCCAGATCAACAGATTCATTCGTTTTGACCAGCCCAGTGTCAACTTTAGAGAATAGAGCGCTCATGATGATTAACTTCTCGTTATCGTCTACCTCAATCCCTTCGTAAGTTAACGCCTGATAAAACCTTGTCAACGCCGCTTTTTGCTCATACTCCATTGCAATATGATGATTTGACATGACGATTTTTACCATGACGCGTATGATATAGACAAAGAAAGAAATAGCGCCGATAAACAGTACTTGCTGCGACAAGAATGGCACTTTTTCAGTAATCCCCTTTGGAAATTCATGGAGCGAATGAACAAACCAGGCGATGACAAACAATAAGATAATCGCCACAACACACAGGCCAACAGTCCAATACTTAGCTTTTTTCCTGTACTTTTCAGATCGTTCATTCAATAACTCTTCTGGTGCCTCAAGCTGTAACTTCTTTCTATAGGTATCTTCCAACGTATCCAATTCTTTATGTTTTTTCGCCTCCCAATCGTTGACCTTAGATTTGTAGTCATCCATCTCAGCGATATTCTTATCAACTTGATTCTGGACTTCCTTACGCTTCTCTTCTATAAAACGGGTTATTTCCTGTTGGCTCTCGCCTGCTTCCTGCAACAACTGTTCTAGCTTATCTCGCGCTGGCCGCAATGTCTTTTGTTCAAAATTTTTAATACTTACATTTTTAGGCGATAGTTCATCTTTTAATATAAATAATGCAGGATAGTATGAATAGTTATAGTTTTGATATAGACTACTTCCTACCTGAATTGGATTTCTACATAATTCTACGTACCTTCGTATTGCATCTGACAATTCCCTACCATCGTCTACACGATCAAGATAAAAATCGATGAATCTATCTATGGATCGCCAACTTGCATCGGAGATAATAGGGCTATTTACAGATATTCTATATGTATACTTTCCATTATTATC
The window above is part of the Candidatus Saccharibacteria bacterium oral taxon 488 genome. Proteins encoded here:
- a CDS encoding ImmA/IrrE family metallo-endopeptidase, which translates into the protein MVANSNPKTYTLESIEKVASDLHRDYADQKSLITIGQLKNLAESIGATVELVVFKPNTVSARVSGEDGSYKIQISESEPLPRQKFSLAHEIGHIILHDVDKEKEFVEYRKPILDYADSSLLYKETQANAFAAALLIPKEDAINVWDSVKDIDDFAEMFEVSKAAAYNRLSNLGLLEL